In Topomyia yanbarensis strain Yona2022 chromosome 2, ASM3024719v1, whole genome shotgun sequence, one DNA window encodes the following:
- the LOC131683806 gene encoding HEAT repeat-containing protein 5B isoform X2: protein MELSHSLTLNEDALNQLPEQKRSVFIFEWLRFLDKVLVAAQKSDIKGCQKKLVEQLTQHIQGSPGPPTRKLIARCLATLFSVGDTFLLFETVNKCNDILKNKDDSPSYLATRLAAICVVGCMYEKLGRMMGRSYEETVQILIKSLKNAESQVRIEIMLTLEKVCAGMGSAISNVHKDIYKAVRYCLTDRVMAVRVAASNCLLEMTKHAPFLYTSELESLAALCFRAFDSCNYEVRCAVAKLLGTLIACTQNGSLKNFSNMNSSASSTKSIRPISLDEALGVLMAGFLRGGVSFLKGTGEIIKGSSGVNREVRVGVTHAYVIFVQTMGGLWLERNMQNFLVHVLDLVANPKAASSHVDAVYSRKCINFILRSVIGKMLGEKAQTSACKELIHVIAKQMNSIDFNPENAKDSNQETLFSQHLLVCALQELGSLVLLLGTTAQNLLTDQSLNFIDATCAVLIHPCMAARLAAAWCLRCVCVAVPSQITPLIDRFIEAIEKMRTSPDAISGYSGALAAVLGGVRYSPLGIPHTRGKVIFNTAEELLRTASQNSRLSLNRTQAGWLLIGAIMTLGVPVVKGLLPRMLLLWRNAFPRSTKELDSEKARGDAFTWQVTLEGRAGALSVMHSFLLHCPELVTDDITRRLLTPIESALAMLINITSVLKNYGQHLKAPTAMVRLRLYETLSLLPANALESSYTHLLRMLVSEFTLTENPANTTTSLLRQMCHADDSIILGTWLQETDHRSIEDQMEPNRKADREYLQPNSAAGSGALEHDPCCLYRTISNGEQCPGPLPLGVAVIDQSVTLFGLIFPKVANKHRLQMLEHFGECIKHAKSSRQEAVQMNIFTALLSGLKGLTETKSGIGQEEVRKSASNLIINALICTNPILRCAAGEALGRIAQVLGDSRITAELAQTSFDRLKSARDVVTRTGHSLALGCLHRYVGGMGSSQHLNTSVSILLALAQDGSSPVVQVWSLYALSLIADSGGPMFRGYVEPTLSLALKLLLSVPQSHVDVHQCIGRVLSALITTMGPELQGSNTTICTARSSFLCAAAIMQAHADPLVQAEATGCLQQLHLFAPRHVNLSTLVPNLCQNLSSNYLMLRKAAVSCLRQLTTREAKEVCEHAMNLVRDDDGFALSDYGLPGVLFGMLDTESDNVMIKNIHDTITSMLQILAADNLSQWLSMCKNVLTVASEAALTAGPAEAAGSKEEPDDAEDNEGDDDNIEFHAEDNLVTHPAVQPRWPTRVFAAECVRKIISTCEHANAAHYDLLLAKEMQITKSRGDYLVLHLSDLIRMAFMAATSDSDQLRLEGLKTLQEVIDKFARVPEPEFPGHLLLEQFQAQVGAALRPAFSQDTPSHVTAAACEVCSAWIGSGVARDLNDLRRVHQLLVSNLSKLNDKTNSTQLYNESMATLEKLSILKAWAQVYIMAMIGNGSAPASLMLKTLSSSSNAITPLISESNRPDEEFGDFESRGESLLALVQPELSNLSTHWLAALKDYALLSLPSDYASQLPHEGGAFYTNDTMNLAKPHYLTSWPPILYAAALWLNGGFVKNATELTTANDDDKANANDVASIKATDKTNHNLMAAVGGNDNTISHGSISADRFHLVFGICMEALCSTRTNEKQDSVIACLQSLYTIFDSKWSRLMMTKNKSLPVELCNVLHRLILTRDSVEVQYLSILIMKQTITANNESLELEKQDKLSEAACKADNENVENPDIDNLGEGGEEGQILPGKSHVYAVMEVVLCLLARQIPAMNPSQSARVATEQLQRQMTEAKNGRFKLSEDSSLLVATILQSMLELTKLCSPTGALSILPTMLYLTTGVIKEVATKSINDETIIANSNIIQSALQLLKTLATDRYAKHELSADGWRKLLQSALGKIIDLTKTGCEETKLDEVTMMLAIAVFLLHTPSSLVSAPNLQYPCINHFRQCLMSGSPMVRLKCVQTMRSIFVNTDLKVSTPYIHALAPRLIETLYTQSNRSPQNDIELAFILEGISTLEALIALAEPQNQESVQGIQMLTLLVPILINYLLEPEQLRTHTKQAVQLHEQSLQWLMKIGPKYPQEFKSFMSQAPELRNKLESAIKRNQMTAIQAKNKSEAANAVARASATQQQKPTIQLKTDFSNFSTS from the exons ATGGAGCTATCCCACAGTCTTACGCTAAATGAGGACGCTCTGAATCAACTTCCAGAACAGAAGCGTTCGGTGTTCATTTTTGAATGGCTTCGTTTTTTGGATAAAGTGCTAGTTGCAGCGCAGAAATCGGACATTAAAGGATGTCAAAAAAAGTTAGTAGAACAGTTGACGCAGCACATTCAAGGTTCACCGGGACCTCCTACAAGGAAGCTTATAGCTCGCTGTTTGGCGACGCTGTTCTCCGTAGGCGATACATTCTTATTGTTCGAAACAGTTAACAAGTGCAACGACATCTTAAAGAACAAGGATGACTCTCCAAGTTATCTCGCGACTCGACTAGCTGCAATATGCGTCGTTGGCTGTatgtatgagaaacttggtcgAATGATGGGTCGGTCATACGAAGAAACAGTACAGATTTTAATAAAATCTTTGAAGAACGCAGAGTCACAAGTGCGAATTGAAATAATGCTTACACTGGAGAAAGTATGTGCAGGAATGGGTTCGGCAATTTCCAATGTTCACAAAGATATTTATAAGGCAGTTCGTTACTGCCTTACCGATCGCGTGATGGCAGTTCGTGTAGCTGCATCCAATTGTTTACTTGAAATGACGAAGCACGCTCCCTTTCTGTACACTTCGGAGCTGGAGAGTCTAGCCGCATTGTGTTTCCGGGCGTTCGACAGCTGCAATTATGAAGTTAGATGTGCTGTTGCCAAGTTACTGGGGACACTGATTGCATGCACGCAGAACGGTAGCCTTAAAAATTTCAGCAACATGAATTCTTCGGCATCGAGCACTAAATCGATTCGACCGATATCGTTGGACGAAGCACTTGGAGTTCTAATGGCAGGATTTCTACGTGGTGGTGTATCATTTCTTAAAGGAACAGGAGAGATTATCAAAGGCAGTTCAGGAGTGAATCGTGAAGTTCGAGTTGGCGTAACCCATGCATACGTCATATTTGTGCAAACGATGGGTGGTTTGTGGTTGGAGCGTAATATGCAAAACTTCTTGGTTCATGTGCTTGATTTGGTCGCAAATCCTAAAGCAGCTTCGTCTCATGTAGATGCCGTCTATTCTCGAAAGTGTATTAATTTTATATTGCGGTCCGTTATTGGAAAAATGTTGGGAGAAAAAGCTCAGACTTCTGCTTGTAAAGAGTTAATTCACGTGATAGCCAAACAGATGAATTCCATCGATTTTAATCCAGAAAATGCAAAAGACTCAAACCAGGAAACATTATTCAGTCAGCATTTATTGGTATGTGCACTACAAGAGTTAGGCAGTCTTGTACTGCTTTTGGGGACAACGGCTCAAAATCTACTTACAGACCAATCGCTTAACTTTATTGATGCGACTTGCGCCGTGCTGATCCACCCGTGCATGGCTGCAAGATTAGCCGCAGCTTGGTGTCTCCGTTGTGTTTGTGTGGCCGTACCTAGCCAAATAACTCCCTTGATAGATCGATTCATTGAGGCTATTGAGAAAATGAGAACTTCACCTGATGCCATATCTGGGTACAGTGGTGCACTAGCTGCAGTATTAGGCGGTGTGCGTTATTCACCACTTGGCATTCCACACACAAGAGGCAAGGTGATATTCAATACAGCCGAAGAGTTACTACGAACTGCTAGTCAGAACAGTCGATTATCTTTGAATAGAACGCAAGCTGGTTGGTTGCTAATTGGCGCGATCATGACTTTAGGGGTCCCCGTAGTTAAAGGTTTACTTCCCAGAATGCTGCTGTTGTGGCGCAATGCCTTTCCTCGCTCTACAAAAGAGCTAGACTCAGAAAAGGCTCGTGGAGACGCTTTTACGTGGCAAGTCACTCTAGAAGGACGAGCAGGCGCACTTTCGGTAATGCACAGTTTCCTATTACACTGTCCGGAGTTGGTAACAGATGATATTACACGTCGTCTATTGACACCCATTGAAAGTGCTCTGGCGATGCTTATCAA CATAACATCGGTTCTGAAAAACTATGGGCAGCATTTGAAAGCACCGACGGCGATGGTCCGATTGCGTTTGTATGAAACGCTCTCGCTGCTACCGGCAAATGCCTTGGAATCATCTTACACACATCTGCTGCGCATGCTGGTGTCCGAGTTTACATTGACTGAAAATCCTGCCAACACGACGACATCGCTTCTACGTCAAATGTGCCACGCCGACGATTCTATCATTCTTGGCACGTGGCTGCAGGAGACGGATCATCGCTCCATTGAAGACCAG ATGGAACCAAACCGTAAAGCCGATCGTGAATAT CTGCAACCGAACAGTGCCGCAGGTTCAGGTGCATTGGAACACGACCCTTGCTGTCTATATCGTACCATTTCAAACGGAGAACAATGTCCTGGACCACTTCCACTGGGTGTCGCCGTAATCGATCAGTCGGTCACACTATTCGGCCTGATTTTCCCGAAAGTAGCCAACAAACATCGCCTGCAGATGCTGGAACATTTCGGAGAGTGTATCAAGCACGCCAAGAGCTCCCGCCAAGAAGCGgtgcaaatgaacatttttacggCCTTGCTGAGTGGTCTTAAAGGGTTGACCGAAACAAAATCCGGTATTGGTCAGGAAGAAGTGAGAAAAAGTGCTTCCAATTTGATCATCAACGCATTAATCTGTACAAATCCCATACTGCGTTGTGCAGCGGGCGAGGCACTAGGACGGATAGCTCAAGTTTTGGGAGATTCTCGAATCACGGCGGAGCTTGCCCAAACTAGCTTTGATCGTTTAAAATCGGCTCGGGATGTAGTGACAAGGACGGGCCACTCTCTCGCATTAGGTTGCTTACATCGATATGTCGGTGGAATGGGATCGTCGCAGCATCTGAACACCAGTGTGTCTATTTTGTTGGCACTAGCTCAAGACGGAAGCTCGCCTGTAGTCCAGGTTTGGTCCCTATACGCACTATCTTTGATTGCAGATTCAGGAGGTCCCATGTTCAGAGGATACGTTGAACCAACACTTTCGCTGGCGCTGAAGCTTCTTCTTTCAGTACCACAATCGCATGTCGATGTACACCAGTGCATTGGGCGCGTGTTGAGTGCATTGATCACTACTATGGGCCCAGAACTACAAGGGAGTAATACGACAATATGCACTGCGAGATCATCGTTCCTCTGTGCTGCTGCTATTATGCAAGCTCACGCAGATCCGTTAGTACAAGCGGAAGCCACTGGATGTTTACAGCAACTCCACCTGTTCGCACCTCGCcatgtcaatttgtcaactttGGTTCCTAATCTGTGTCAAAATCTTAGCAGTAACTATTTGATGTTACGCAAAGCTGCAGTCTCTTGTCTGCGCCAATTAACAACGCGCGAAGCGAAAGAAGTTTGTGAGCACGCAATGAACTTGGTGCGCgatgatgatggatttgcgCTTTCGGATTACGGATTACCGGGTGTTTTGTTTGGAATGCTTGACACCGAGAGCGATAATGTTATGATAAAAAATATCCATGATACTATAACATCTATGCTGCAAATATTGGCCGCTGATAACCTGTCCCAGTGGCTTAGTATGTGTAAGAACGTACTGACAGTTGCTTCCGAGGCGGCTCTAACAGCAGGCCCAGCTGAAGCTGCCGGCTCCAAGGAAGAACCAGACGATGCAGAAGACAATGAAGGAGATGATGATAATATTGAATTTCATGCTGAAGATAATCTAGTCACGCATCCGGCCGTCCAGCCACGTTGGCCTACGAGAGTTTTCGCAGCAGAATGTGTAAGAAAGATTATATCTACATGTGAACATGCAAATGCGGCTCACTATGACTTGCTACTGGCAAAAGAAATGCAAATAACAAAATCTCGCGGCGATTATCTGGTGCTGCATTTGTCTGATCTTATTCGAATGGCATTCATGGCTGCAACCAGTGATTCCGATCAACTCAGGCTGGAAGGTCTGAAGACACTGCAAGAAGTAATTGACAAATTCGCACGCGTTCCTGAGCCTGAATTTCCAGGTCATCTCCTGTTGGAACAGTTCCAGGCACAGGTTGGCGCTGCATTGCGACCAGCCTTCTCCCAGGATACTCCCTCACATGTCACTGCAGCAGCTTGCGAGGTTTGTTCAGCATGGATTGGTTCCGGAGTAGCAAGGGATTTGAATGATCTACGTCGCGTCCATCAATTGTTGGTCTCAAATTTAAGTAAGCTCAATGATAAAACCAACAGTACACAGTTGTACAACGAAAGTATGGCTACACTTGAAAAGCTAAGTATCCTAAAAGCTTGGGCTCAAGTGTACATAATGGCAATGATTGGTAACGGATCTGCTCCAGCCAGCTTAATGTTAAAAACACTATCTTCGTCATCTAATGCAATTACCCCGTTGATCAGTGAATCAAATCGACCAGATGAAGAATTTGGAGATTTTGAGAGTCGTGGTGAGAGTCTGTTAGCGTTGGTACAACCCGAACTGAGCAATCTATCAACACACTGGTTAGCAGCTCTAAAGGACTATGCTCTGCTGTCATTACCTTCAGACTACGCAAGTCAACTGCCACACGAGGGCGGAGCTTTTTACACGAACGACACTATGAATCTAGCCAAGCCGCATTATTTAACATCTTGGCCACCGATTCTTTACGCCGCAGCGCTCTGGTTAAACGGAGGGTTTGTCAAAAATGCAACAGAACTTACAACGGCTAACGACGACGATAAAGCAAACGCAAACGATGTAGCTAGTATTAAAGCCACAGATAAGACGAATCATAACTTGATGGCGGCAGTCGGCGGGAATGATAACACGATTTCACATGGTAGCATCAGTGCTGATCGATTTCATCTGGTATTTGGAATTTGCATGGAGGCACTCTGCAGTACAAGAACAAACGAAAAGCAGGACAGTGTTATTGCATGCTTACAATCATTGTACACTATATTCGACTCAAAATGGTCTCGTTTGATGATGACGAAGAATAAATCGCTTCCTGTGGAGTTGTGTAACGTGTTGCATCGATTGATACTAACACGGGACAGCGTTGAAGTTCAGTATCTGAGTATTTTAATAATGAAACAAACCATCACTGCAAATAACGAATCACTCGAACTGGAAAAGCAAGATAAACTGAGCGAAGCTGCGTGCAAAGCTGATAACGAAAATGTCGAAAATCCGGATATTGATAATCTTGGCGAAGGTGGCGAGGAAGGTCAAATTTTACCTGGAAAATCTCACGTCTACGCAGTTATGGAGGTAGTTTTGTGTCTACTCGCACGTCAAATCCCTGCAATGAATCCATCGCAAAGTGCACGTGTGGCAACCGAACAACTTCAACGCCAGATGACCGAGGCGAAAAATGGACGTTTCAAATTGTCCGAAGACAGTAGTCTTCTCGTGGCGACTATACTTCagagtatgttggaacttacaAAGCTTTGCTCACCTACTG GAGCTCTATCTATTCTTCCGACAATGCTCTATCTTACCACTGGCGTCATTAAGGAAGTGGCAACCAAATCAATCAACGATGAAACCATAATAGCCAACTCGAATATCATCCAATCGGCATTGCAATTATTGAAAACCTTAGCTACCGATCGTTATGCCAAACATGAACTATCAGCGGACGGCTGGCGAAAACTGTTACAAAGCGCGCTGGGTAAAATTATAGACCTGACTAAGACCGGTTGCGAAGAAACCAAACTGGATGAAGTAACCATGATGCTGGCCATTGCGGTTTTTCTGCTACACACTCCATCTTCCCTGGTATCAGCGCCAAATTTACAATACCCATGCATCAATCACTTCCGACAATGCTTGATGAGCGGCTCTCCAATGGTTCGTCTGAAATGCGTTCAAACCATGCGCTCGATTTTTGTCAACACAGATCTGAAAGTTTCAACTCCATACATTCATGCTTTAGCACCAAGGCTGATCGAAACTTTGTACACTCAGTCGAATCGTAGTCCGCAAAACGACATAGAGTTAGCATTTATTCTGGAGGGTATATCAACTCTAGAAGCTTTAATAGCGTTAGCAGAGCCTCAGAATC AAGAATCAGTACAAG GCATTCAGATGCTGACTTTGCTGGTTCCAATCCTCATCAATTATCTGCTCGAGCCGGAGCAATTGCGCACACACACAAAACAAGCTGTCCAATTGCATGAACAGTCTCTCCAATGGCTGATGAAGATTGGCCCAAAGTATCCCCAGGAATTCAAATCTTTCATGTCCCAAGCTCCGGAGTTGCGGAACAAGCTAGAATCGGCTATAAAGCGTAACCAGATGACGGCAATTCAGGCAAAAAACAAAAGCGAGGCCGCCAATGCGGTAGCTCGTGCTAGCGCGACGCAGCAGCAAAAGCCTACaattcagttgaaaactgaCTTTAGTAACTTTAGCACGTCATAA